A stretch of Chlamydiota bacterium DNA encodes these proteins:
- a CDS encoding glycosyltransferase family 4 protein, protein MRLDQLLPGFGSGDAISNYALALQEIARGWGLDSTLYCEPRHVHPAVERFCEDYRRLPSPGDPSNITLFHFSVGSPLSDYFARLRTRKVLVYHNITPADWFDGVHEEKARVLRAGREEMRALAGVPDLALGVSEFNRRELEQFGFSPTGVLPLVADPAKLSSAPDPVFLRRFGDGAANLLSVGRVVPNKRVEDLIKIYYYYRNTVDPRSRLIVAGAMTGMDRYTALLRSLVTVLDLPDVVFLNHVTDAELFALYRTASVFLSMSEHEGFCIPLLEAMQFRVPVIAYAAAAVPETLAEAGVLVKEKRFPAIAELAGRILADPALKTAIVERQLPRLASFSREAVAARLRTLLEPWLEKG, encoded by the coding sequence ATGCGACTCGACCAGCTTCTCCCGGGCTTCGGCAGCGGCGACGCGATCAGCAACTACGCCCTCGCCCTCCAGGAGATCGCCCGCGGCTGGGGCCTCGACTCGACGCTCTACTGCGAGCCGCGCCACGTCCACCCGGCCGTCGAGCGCTTCTGCGAGGACTACCGCCGCCTCCCCTCCCCCGGCGACCCGTCGAACATCACCCTGTTCCACTTCTCCGTCGGCTCCCCCCTCTCGGACTACTTCGCGCGCCTCCGCACGCGCAAGGTGCTCGTCTACCACAACATCACCCCCGCCGACTGGTTCGACGGCGTCCACGAGGAGAAGGCGCGCGTCCTCAGGGCGGGACGGGAGGAGATGCGGGCGCTCGCCGGCGTCCCCGACCTCGCCCTCGGCGTCTCGGAGTTCAACCGCCGCGAGCTCGAGCAGTTCGGCTTCTCCCCCACCGGCGTGCTGCCGCTCGTCGCCGACCCGGCGAAGCTCTCGTCCGCCCCCGACCCGGTCTTCCTGCGGCGGTTCGGGGACGGGGCGGCGAACCTCCTCTCGGTCGGGAGGGTCGTGCCCAACAAGCGCGTGGAGGATCTGATCAAGATCTACTACTACTACCGCAACACCGTGGACCCGCGGTCGCGCCTCATCGTCGCCGGGGCGATGACCGGGATGGACCGGTACACCGCCCTGCTGCGCTCCCTCGTCACGGTCCTCGACCTCCCCGACGTCGTCTTCCTCAACCACGTCACCGACGCCGAGCTGTTCGCCCTCTACCGCACCGCCTCGGTCTTCCTGTCGATGAGCGAGCACGAGGGGTTCTGCATCCCGCTGCTGGAGGCGATGCAGTTCCGCGTCCCGGTGATCGCCTACGCCGCGGCGGCGGTGCCCGAGACGCTCGCGGAGGCGGGGGTGCTCGTGAAGGAGAAAAGGTTCCCCGCGATCGCGGAGCTCGCCGGGAGGATCCTCGCGGACCCGGCGCTCAAGACGGCGATCGTCGAGCGGCAGCTCCCGCGCCTCGCGTCGTTTTCGCGCGAGGCGGTCGCGGCGCGCCTGCGGACGCTGCTCGAACCGTGGCTGGAGAAAGGGTGA
- a CDS encoding glycosyltransferase — MPARTIAFVVPRYGVHSAGGAEMLAQGVAERLAASGDEVTVLTTCARDHFTWANHYRPGTETVGGVTVRRFPVDARDRAAEFASIQERISRGAAVSPGEEECWIRGSVHSAPLYDFIGGNRDRFDCFIFLPYLFGTTWAGSAVAPEKSLLIPCLHDEPYARLGIFREMFARVRGILFNSPPERELARRLFETEDARAAVAGMGFEARPRYRPERFRKRFGLTTPFLLYAGRREEGKNTPLLVEYVRVFKKNNPAQPLSLALLGTGEVRIPPESAGGILDLGYVDEELKHDGYAACLALCQPSVNESLSIVLMEAWLAGTAGIVNARCAVTEGHCARSNGGLAFRDYYEFEECVHLLLERPGLREALAAGGRRYAERDYSWDAALGRYREAFGRFGL, encoded by the coding sequence GCGGCGTCCGGGGACGAGGTCACCGTCCTCACCACCTGCGCGCGCGACCATTTCACCTGGGCCAACCACTACCGCCCCGGGACGGAGACGGTCGGAGGCGTAACCGTCCGCCGCTTCCCCGTGGACGCGCGCGACCGGGCCGCGGAGTTCGCCTCGATCCAGGAACGCATCTCGCGCGGGGCGGCGGTGTCGCCCGGCGAGGAGGAGTGCTGGATCAGGGGGAGCGTCCACAGCGCCCCGCTCTACGACTTCATCGGCGGCAACCGGGACCGGTTCGACTGCTTCATCTTCCTCCCCTACCTGTTCGGCACCACCTGGGCGGGGAGCGCCGTCGCGCCCGAGAAGTCGCTCCTGATCCCGTGCCTCCACGACGAGCCGTACGCGCGTTTGGGGATATTCCGCGAGATGTTCGCACGCGTGCGCGGAATCCTCTTCAACAGCCCCCCCGAACGCGAGCTCGCCCGGCGCCTCTTCGAGACCGAGGACGCGCGCGCCGCGGTCGCGGGGATGGGGTTCGAGGCGCGCCCGCGCTACCGCCCGGAGCGGTTCCGCAAGAGGTTCGGCCTCACGACCCCGTTCCTCCTCTACGCGGGCCGGCGCGAGGAGGGGAAGAACACCCCGCTCCTCGTGGAGTACGTGCGCGTCTTCAAAAAGAATAACCCCGCGCAGCCGCTCTCCCTCGCCCTCCTCGGCACCGGCGAGGTGCGGATCCCGCCCGAGAGCGCCGGCGGCATCCTGGATCTCGGGTACGTCGACGAGGAGCTCAAGCACGACGGCTACGCCGCCTGCCTCGCCCTCTGCCAGCCCTCGGTGAACGAGAGCCTCTCCATCGTGCTGATGGAGGCGTGGCTCGCCGGGACGGCGGGGATCGTGAACGCCCGCTGCGCCGTGACGGAGGGCCACTGCGCCCGCTCCAACGGCGGCCTCGCCTTCCGCGACTACTACGAGTTCGAGGAGTGCGTGCACCTGCTCCTCGAACGCCCGGGGTTGCGCGAGGCCCTCGCCGCGGGGGGGAGACGTTACGCGGAGCGGGACTACTCATGGGACGCGGCGCTGGGGCGCTATCGGGAGGCGTTCGGCCGCTTCGGGCTGTAA